The Pirellulaceae bacterium genomic interval CGTAGATCGAGTTATCCTCTTGACGGATCAATTTTGTATCTGCATTCGACGTAACCTGAACCCACTCCACCGGCGACCAAGCCTCGTCAATCCCCCGAGAATTCAGCTCAAAGTTGTCCACAAGGCCCCGCAAACGGTCTCCGAGTAAACGTCGGTCATTCTGTTTCACCCACGTTTCTAATTGAGCGAGACGTTTTTCAAGCGAAGATCGTTGTTGAGCAACTGCCTGATCGGGTTCGTACCTGCGGTTTGCTTTATCGATGCCCGCAAAAACGGCTTGTAGACCGTAATAGGTATCGATCGTGACTGGATCGAATTTGTGATGATGACAGCGAGCACAGTGAACACTCGTGCTAGTAAACGTCGACATCAACGTCATCACAATGTCATCTCGATCCAAATACCGCCCGATTTCCCGATCGATAGAGTTCTCTTGAATATCTCGCAAGGAACTTTCATCCCAAGGACCAGCCGCCAAAAAGCCGGTTGCGACAATCGCCCAGGGATCCTGCGGAAACAACGCATCGCCAGCGATCTGCTCCTGTACAAACTGCGGGTAGGGCACATCCTGATTGAATCTCGTGATCAGATAATCACGATAGGGCCAAGCATGTTCCCGGGGGCGATCTTGATCGTGGCCGTGCGATTCGGCAAAGTGGACCAGGTCCATCCAATGACGAGCCCATCGTTCACCATAACGGGGACTAGCCAACAACCGATCAACCACACGGTGGTAGGCATCAATGCGTTCGTCGTTCAAAAACGCTTGAAGTTCCGCGAAACTTGGAGGCATCCCAATCAGATCGAAATACAATCGCCTTAGCAACGTGCGCCGGTCGGCTACCCCTGAAGGCTTGAGTCCGTGGCTTCGCAATTCACGACGCACAAAATGATCAATCGAATTTCGCCCACCATCACTCACCACCGTTCCAGATATTTTCGGTGCGTGGAGTTTTCGATAGGCCCAATGTCCCGGCCAATCAGCCCCCTCATCAATCCACTGCCGAAGCAATTTGATTTCCGAATCAGCTAGCGCTTCGTCAGGCGGCATTCGAAATTCTGGATCCGCCGACAATACGCGATCAATGATCGAACTATCTTCGGAATGATGAGGAACAATCGCAGCAAGCTCGATTGCTTGCGAAGGTCCTGTCAGATCCAGACCACCTTTCGGCTGATCAGCACCATGACACCCAATACATTTCCGTAATACATCCCGAATGTCGCGATCAAAGGTCACCGGGCGTGGCTGCGCCTTGACACCGTTGCCTATCGACGCCGCTGCAATCCCAACTAGAGTAAGCGTCCTGATCACGTACCACATCGTATCTCGCCAATCCCACCGATCGTCCGTAGGTTTCCCCGTGACTGAATAAACTTAAGTATGACGCATAGTCACACCATTATCAAAGATGCCAAAACGGGCGAGAAACAGCGAGTATAAAAATTCCCATATCACACAGAACGGAAAACGCAGGATGAACGCCGACTCAAATCTCGATACCCCCTCAGGCATCCCATCTTGAATCCGAAAGGAGCTCTTAGTTCACAACTCCGCCTCCATCGGGCAAGGTGCAATCACGACCGTCGAGTCGATCGTTCAACGCCCCCTGTTCCAAATCCAATTGATGAAGGACGGTAGCGCATAGACCAGGTATCAAGACAGGATCTTCCACTGCTCCATCAAATTTCGCCCGTGTTGCCAAATAAAAAACCGCGTTGGTACCGACCTCCGGCAACAACAAGCGTTACTCCAAAGACTTGCTCAGATTACGACCGCACAAGGATCGAAGGGTCGCACTAGTCGGTCTCAGTTCGAGCAGCTTCCTCAAGTGCCGCCAACACCTTCGTACCCTTGAAACTCTTCGGTCGTGACCTTGCATACTCAAGGACGGTCAGACCGTTTTTAAAGACGAAGTTGGGATCAACCTTCGCACCGGCCTCCAACAGCCTAGCGGCGATTTTGGGGCTCATGAACAGCATAGCGAGGGTGAACGGAGTCCTGCCTTTATTGTCAGCCTGATTGACGTCAACATCCGTGTTCAGGACCATTTGAACTGCTTCATAACTGCTCCCGATGATGACCCAGTGGAGCAAATTCGCACCCATAGACTCTTGCTTCAGATTCGGATCCGTGCCGGCGTCCAATAGAAGTCGAAGAACCGTGTTGCAATCCCTCCCCGAGTTTCTAGAGGTCGCACCCATCGCCGCCGTTAAACCACCCGGATTCCGACCATTCACATCGGCACCCGCTTCGAGTAATACCCCCATTACCTCAACAGCACGATCGGTATTTTTGACGTTGAGCGCAGCGAGTAACAACGGCCGGTGTTTTGGGTTGTCGGGGCTCGGTCTTTTGAATCCAGGTGAATTCACATCGGCACCGGCAGCAAGCCAGGAGGTCACAGTGAACGGCGTCGCCCTTCCACTTTCTAAGATCGCTCGAAGTTGCTGTGTGGCGACCTTATTGAATGTCTTGATTTCGAGAATCCGAAGATTTCGAAATTTAATATTGTTCGGCTGCCCGTGATCCTGGAAACCAATAAAGCCCTCCAACGGACGATCTTTCATGGCACCTTCGTCAAGCTGAGTATCAATGATTGGCTCCCCATTCAATTCAACTTGAAGATGGTTACCAATACAGGTCACGACCATTCGATTCCATTCATGCGGCGGACGAGACATATTTTTGGATGGCCCCACCGTACCAACAATTCCGCCATGATCATGTGCACTCAGTTTGCCGGTTTTCTTGGATGAGTCGAGGATCTGCGCCTCAATCCCTTGTTTCACTGGGTCTTTCCGATCCGCAACGCGAAAATAAACGCCACTATTGCCGCCCGGCGGATAAGAATATTCCACATCCAACACAAAATCTTTGTATTGGCGGGTCGACCACAAGTAGTCACCGTAGCGCTGCCAACCTCTCTCACCATCGCGAGGTTGTATCAAAACGGAACCATCTTGTTGAGGCAACCAGTTACCTGATGTCTGCCAACCTTTCAAATCCTTGCCATTGTAGAGTGCGGTGAACTTACTCAGATCGCGGAGCTTCAAGTTACGCCACCGCACTTCATACGGACCTTCCCCTCGGCCGATTCCGTGCACCTGAAGTCCAATGAACCCTTTGGGGTGCGACTGATAACGCTCGTCATGTGTTAGATTTGAAACCGAATGTCCATTGATCCAGGTTTGTATTTGATTGCCAAAGGCGACAACACGATAGTTATTCCATTCACCGTCTTTGAAATGCTGGTGCGGTTTTCGATCGGCATCAGGTGTCATCCAACCCCCGGCGGATTCTCCATAAAGATAACCGGCTAATCCATCGAGAGAGATTTCTACTTGAGGTCCATTGACTCGGCCCTCCGGTTTACCACCAACGCTCTGCGATCGGATTTGCACACCAGAATTCAACTCGCGATCCACTTTAACATCAAACTGCAGTTCAAAATTACCGTAAACTTGATCGGTACAGAGAAACGAATTGGGACTGCCCTCCGAAGTCGTGCCAACAATTGCGTCATTCTCGACACGATAGCTGGCCGTCCCATTACGTTGAGTCCATCCGGTCAAATCTTTGCCATTGAACAAATCATTCCAACCCTGCGTGATCGGCTTCACAGCCAATTGATAACGCACTGGCTTGACGGCGGCCTTCGCTTTGGCGTGCGCTTGATCATTCGCATCCATCATCTTTTGACGTACGGTAGCTAATGCCGCCAACCCTTCCGGATCTTTGATCAACGAATCGGGAAGTCGACGAAAGTCAGTGATGAATTCCTTGATCATCGTCGTTTCTGCTGCTTGCTTTTCGGCAACTTTGTTCAGAACGTCCTGAAACGGTTCAACAAAAGGATTTTCGAGGAATTCGGCTGCCAAATTAATGCCTTTTTCCAACTGTGCCTTGCTAAACCTCTTGCTACCTGATCCGAAGGTCACGTCGGCGCCAGGGGCCTGCAGCCCCTTCACTTTCAGCACGAATCGATTAAGGTCCTGATTGAATGAAGTGTAGGGCAGGATGCTTGCGGTGCCGTTCGGGTCTCGCTTATCACCCGAAAAACAGAAGGGATATCGGCTACTTTCAATTTCAAAAGCACCGTTCTCGCCATGAAGTACCTGATGTCCATCGGTTGCCGTAGCCGTGTCTGATGTGAGATCGACGACCACAGTTCCAATGTCACCATCAAGTCCAAGCGTTTTGAGAAAAGCGTAAGCCATTACCAGCTGACCATTCGCTTCCGGATGTACACCGTCTCGCCCAGCCACGGGATATTCATCACCCAGGCTTGCCTTTGCCGCAACCATCGATTGCTTCATCGCGTTAAAGACATCCGCGTGAGGGAATCCATGTTCCTGAGCTATTTGCTTTGCGATCTGACCAAGACGTCCCAAATTGTCGTTGTAAACCTGATCAAAATCAGCGTCATCTTTCCTCCAAGTAAAGCTGTCGACGACTCCAGGCGAGCCAACGACAACGGTCGCTCCCGCCTTCTTCATGCGTTCAACAATCTTTCGCATACCCTCTTCATAGGTTTTCCCAATCTGGTCGGTGTACTTCCGGTACGAACCATCATTCATTCCGTAACAAGTAGTAACGACATCTGGCTTCCAAGGCACCAAATCGTTTTCCATCCGTCCCGCAAAT includes:
- a CDS encoding DUF1080 domain-containing protein, whose protein sequence is MKTICASLLLLIVTTSFAIAEPLVLEKGDRLAIVGDSITEQKLYSKFMDAYLLACYPDLEIQSFQFGWGGERAPGFAGRMENDLVPWKPDVVTTCYGMNDGSYRKYTDQIGKTYEEGMRKIVERMKKAGATVVVGSPGVVDSFTWRKDDADFDQVYNDNLGRLGQIAKQIAQEHGFPHADVFNAMKQSMVAAKASLGDEYPVAGRDGVHPEANGQLVMAYAFLKTLGLDGDIGTVVVDLTSDTATATDGHQVLHGENGAFEIESSRYPFCFSGDKRDPNGTASILPYTSFNQDLNRFVLKVKGLQAPGADVTFGSGSKRFSKAQLEKGINLAAEFLENPFVEPFQDVLNKVAEKQAAETTMIKEFITDFRRLPDSLIKDPEGLAALATVRQKMMDANDQAHAKAKAAVKPVRYQLAVKPITQGWNDLFNGKDLTGWTQRNGTASYRVENDAIVGTTSEGSPNSFLCTDQVYGNFELQFDVKVDRELNSGVQIRSQSVGGKPEGRVNGPQVEISLDGLAGYLYGESAGGWMTPDADRKPHQHFKDGEWNNYRVVAFGNQIQTWINGHSVSNLTHDERYQSHPKGFIGLQVHGIGRGEGPYEVRWRNLKLRDLSKFTALYNGKDLKGWQTSGNWLPQQDGSVLIQPRDGERGWQRYGDYLWSTRQYKDFVLDVEYSYPPGGNSGVYFRVADRKDPVKQGIEAQILDSSKKTGKLSAHDHGGIVGTVGPSKNMSRPPHEWNRMVVTCIGNHLQVELNGEPIIDTQLDEGAMKDRPLEGFIGFQDHGQPNNIKFRNLRILEIKTFNKVATQQLRAILESGRATPFTVTSWLAAGADVNSPGFKRPSPDNPKHRPLLLAALNVKNTDRAVEVMGVLLEAGADVNGRNPGGLTAAMGATSRNSGRDCNTVLRLLLDAGTDPNLKQESMGANLLHWVIIGSSYEAVQMVLNTDVDVNQADNKGRTPFTLAMLFMSPKIAARLLEAGAKVDPNFVFKNGLTVLEYARSRPKSFKGTKVLAALEEAARTETD